From Triticum urartu cultivar G1812 chromosome 2, Tu2.1, whole genome shotgun sequence, a single genomic window includes:
- the LOC125539193 gene encoding NAC domain-containing protein 7-like: MNAFSHVPPGFRFHPTDEELVDYYLRKKVQLKRIDLDIIKDVDLYKIEPWDLQERCKIGTEDQNDWFFFSHKDKKYPTGTRTNRATTAGFWKATGRDKPIYVKHCLVGMRKTLVFYKGRAPNGQKLDWIMHEYRLETNENGAPHDEGWVVCKVFKKRVATVQRMAATDSAFWFNNDHVAFMAPRVDSPRQAVHHLQNAAYHHGHHQTYHHPCKVELEYHQLLPQEPASFLQLPQLEMPGLPDLIGAVAASLQPCNQTHDGQASRQLEIEPVYVTDASAGEWRDLDKFMASQLSHDGSTPKESSSYANPALAFQAEGKHEEALDYVSASASSGGDNGLWK; the protein is encoded by the exons ATGAATGCTTTCTCCCACGTCCCCCCTGGTTTCCGTTTCCACCCCACTGATGAGGAACTGGTGGATTACTACCTGAGGAAGAAGGTGCAACTGAAGAGGATTGACTTAGACATTATAAAAGACGTTGATTTGTACAAAATCGAACCTTGGGATCTACAAG AACGATGCAAGATCGGAACGGAAGACCAGAACGACTGGTTCTTCTTCAGCCACAAGGACAAGAAGTATCCGACCGGCACTCGCACGAACAGGGCAACCACGGCGGGTTTCTGGAAGGCCACCGGCCGGGACAAGCCGATCTACGTGAAGCACTGCCTCGTGGGGATGAGGAAGACGCTGGTTTTCTACAAGGGCCGGGCTCCCAATGGGCAGAAGTTAGATTGGATCATGCACGAGTATCGCCTGGAGACCAACGAAAATGGAGCTCCCCAC GACGAAGGATGGGTGGTATGCAAGGTGTTCAAGAAGCGAGTTGCGACGGTGCAGAGAATGGCCGCCACTGACTCGGCCTTCTGGTTCAACAACGATCATGTGGCGTTCATGGCGCCTCGCGTCGACTCGCCGAGGCAGGCAGTGCACCACCTCCAGAACGCGGCGTACCATCATGGACACCACCAGACCTACCACCACCCGTGCAAGGTGGAGCTGGAGTACCATCAGCTCCTTCCTCAGGAGCCGGCAAGCTTCCTGCAGCTCCCGCAGCTAGAGATGCCCGGGCTTCCGGACCTGATCGGCGCCGTAGCTGCCAGTCTCCAACCGTGCAACCAGACGCACGACGGACAAGCTTCTCGGCAGCTTGAGATCGAGCCGGTTTATGTGACGGACGCATCCGCCGGAGAGTGGAGGGACCTTGACAAATTCATGGCGTCCCAACTCAGCCACGACGGCTCAACTCCGAAGGAGTCTAGCAGCTACGCTAATCCGGCGCTGGCGTTTCAGGCGGAGGGGAAGCACGAAGAGGCCTTGGATTACGTGTCGGCATCTGCCTCCAGCGGAGGGGACAATGGTTTGTGGAAATAA